The Novibacillus thermophilus genome segment CCGCGTGGTAAGGTGGGAAAAAGTTTCTGTCGTCCTCCAGCACTTTGAGATGAAACGCCGGTATGCGCCCGTCAGTGTTAAAGGCGTCAATCACATCCACTTCCCCGTTTTTGATCGCATTGTACATAATGCCCGAATCCATCGGCTGAGTCTCGGCAAACGAGATGCCGTACGCTTCCTTTAAGCCCGGATATCCATCATCCCGTTCTAAAAACTCCGGTTCCGATCCGAGCGTTAAATTTTTCGCGTAAGGTTTCAAATCCGAAATAGTTTCGACCCCCCACGTTTCAGCGTCTTCCTCGCGGATCGTGAGAGTGTACGTGTTATTAAACCCGATCGGTTCCAACCAGACGAGGTCGTATTCTTCTTTAAACCTCTCCTTCACCAATGCGTACGCCTCGTCCGGATCGCTGACAAGCTCTTCCCCCAGGATGTTCATCAGCGCAGTACCCGTGTACTCGACGTACAGGTCGTAGTTGCCCGTTTTGACGCCGTCAAACGCAGGCGCCGTCCCGCCGAGGAACGACTCGTACTCCACGTTCAAATCGGTGTGTTCTTCAATCAGGTGTCCCATGACGTAAACCATGATTTCCTGTTCCGTAAAGTTTTTTCCCGTGATCGTAATCGTATCGCCACCGAAGCCGCTCAGGTCGACTGTGGAAGCAACCGGTAAAATCACGATGAGCGCGATGGCGGCCCACTTAAAGGCACGGGAGCCGCGTGTGGATTGTTTCTTTTCTTTTCTCAGCCCTCTCGGTGTTGCATCTTTTTCCAGCTGCTTCAGCAAAAAGTCGAACAAAATCGCCAACAGAGCAGCCGGAATAGCTCCTCCTAGGATGAGACCGGAGTTGTACGTCTGCAGCCCGCGGAAGATCAAATCACCGAGGCCGCCGGCACCTATCAATCCAGCGATCGTGGCGACTCCGATAATGAGCACTGTCGCCGTGCGGATGCCTCCCATGATGACAGTCAACGCGAGGGGAAGTTCAACCATCCACAGCACTTGTCGATTCGTCATCCCCATCCCGATCCCGGCTTCAATGACAGAACGGTCGACACCGCGTATGCCGAGATACGTGTTACGCAAGATCGGCAGCAGTCCGTACACGGTCAACGCAATAATCGCCGGCAATTCACCGGTTCCGACGAAAGGAACCAAAAACACGAGCAAGGCGAGGCTGGGTATCGTCTGGAAAACAGCCGTTACACCGATAATCGGGTCTGCAATTTTAGGATGACGGGTTAAAAAAATGCCGAGGGGGACGGATATGACGATGGCAATGGCGATCGAAATGAACGACAGGAAGATGTGTTCAAGTATGAGGTTCCACACCATTGGCCATCGGTCGAGAAAAACTTCAAGGGTATCGTCGATAAGTTCACTAATTGCAAACACCTCCTTGACACGTGTTCCAGTCCCACTACACGAACTGATCGACTATGTGTTCAACCAGACTCGCCCGGTTGACAATTCCTCGCAAACGCCTACTGTCATCGATCACGGGGACAAAACCGTAGGGGGACTCGTTGACAAGGTGAAACGCCTCTTCCGCTGAATCGTTGGGATGAATGACCGGGACATCTGTCTTTTTAATGTCGTTGAGGGTTAACTCCTCACGGTCGAAATGTTTCTGCACGTCCCATATGGTGGCAATGCCGAGAAACGTGTCGTCGTCGTCCACGACAAGTAAACTGTCGACTCGCTTTTTGCGCATGTACTTCAGCGCCTCTGCCAATCCCCGTCGAAAGTGTGCTGTCACCGGTTGGACTGTCAACGCTTCAATGCCAGGTAAGGGCAAATTGTCCTGGATACGC includes the following:
- a CDS encoding glycine betaine ABC transporter substrate-binding protein, whose product is MFAISELIDDTLEVFLDRWPMVWNLILEHIFLSFISIAIAIVISVPLGIFLTRHPKIADPIIGVTAVFQTIPSLALLVFLVPFVGTGELPAIIALTVYGLLPILRNTYLGIRGVDRSVIEAGIGMGMTNRQVLWMVELPLALTVIMGGIRTATVLIIGVATIAGLIGAGGLGDLIFRGLQTYNSGLILGGAIPAALLAILFDFLLKQLEKDATPRGLRKEKKQSTRGSRAFKWAAIALIVILPVASTVDLSGFGGDTITITGKNFTEQEIMVYVMGHLIEEHTDLNVEYESFLGGTAPAFDGVKTGNYDLYVEYTGTALMNILGEELVSDPDEAYALVKERFKEEYDLVWLEPIGFNNTYTLTIREEDAETWGVETISDLKPYAKNLTLGSEPEFLERDDGYPGLKEAYGISFAETQPMDSGIMYNAIKNGEVDVIDAFNTDGRIPAFHLKVLEDDRNFFPPYHAAPLIRADTLEAHPELEEVLNMLQGRIDDEKMRELNARVDIDGEDYEQVAIDFLEEEGLID